One region of Populus trichocarpa isolate Nisqually-1 chromosome 4, P.trichocarpa_v4.1, whole genome shotgun sequence genomic DNA includes:
- the LOC127905176 gene encoding sugar carrier protein C-like: MGAGGGFVAGDVKNYPGKVTRHVVNACVLGATGGLIFGYDLGISGGVTSMAPFLSKFFPDVYRKEALDTSTNQYCRFNDMGLTLFTSSLYLAALIASFGASYITRTWGRKRTMLLGGIVFFIGAALNAGAVDLSMLIAGRILLGVGVGFSTQSVPLYVSEMAPQQHRGAFNIVFQLAITIGIFIANLVNYLTPKIAGNQAWRYSLGGATIPAALICLSALKLDDTPNSLLEQGKAEKAREILRKIRGLNDKEIESEFQDLVTASEAAKQVEHPWTRILKRQYRPQLTMAVAIPFFQQLTGMNVVMFYAPVLLQSIGFESNASLLSTVITGAVNILATGVSIYGSDKSGRRSLFLSGGAVMFVFQVALAVLIGSKFGTSGDVIQLPKWYAGIVVACICLFVSAFAWSWGPLGWLVPSEIFPLEIRSAGQSITVAVNMLFTFFIAQLFLAMLCHFKFGLFIFFAIFVAIMSTFIFFFLPETMNIPIEEMSKVWKQHWYWRRFTTEDDDRRALDVIV, translated from the exons ATGGGTGCTGGTGGTGGTTTTGTTGCCGGTGATGTTAAAAACTATCCCGGAAAGGTCACTCGGCATGTGGTAAATGCTTGTGTGCTAGGAGCCACGGGAGGATTAATTTTCGGATACGACCTTGGTATCTCGGGTGGTGTGACGTCTATGGCTCCCTTTTTGAGTAAATTTTTCCCAGATGTTTATCGTAAGGAAGCATTAGATACATCCACTAATCAATATTGCAGGTTTAACGATATGGGGCTAACCTTGTTCACATCTTCATTATACCTGGCTGCATTAATTGCATCTTTTGGAGCTTCTTATATCACAAGGACGTGGGGTCGGAAAAGAACAATGCTCCTTGGTGGCATCGTATTTTTCATCGGAGCTGCTCTCAATGCCGGCGCTGTGGACCTCTCAATGCTCATCGCCGGTCGCATTCTCTTAGGTGTTGGAGTTGGTTTTTCAACTCAG TCTGTGCCGCTCTATGTCTCCGAGATGGCTCCACAACAACATCGTGGTGCTTTCAACATTGTGTTCCAACTCGCAATCACTATTGGCATTTTCATAGCTAATCTTGTCAATTACTTGACACCTAAGATTGCTGGAAACCAAGCATGGCGTTACAGCTTAGGCGGAGCGACCATTCCTGCTGCCCTCATCTGTCTTTCAGCGCTTAAACTGGATGACACTCCAAACTCGTTGTTGGAGCAAGGCAAAGCTGAAAAAGCTCGAGAAATACTTAGAAAGATACGTGGCCTTAACGACAAGGAAATTGAGTCTGAGTTTCAAGATTTAGTCACGGCCAGTGAGGCAGCTAAGCAAGTGGAGCATCCCTGGACTAGAATCCTTAAGAGACAGTATCGGCCGCAACTGACCATGGCTGTAGCTATTCCGTTTTTCCAACAACTTACTGGGATGAATGTGGTCATGTTCTATGCTCCTGTCCTCCTCCAGAGTATTGGTTTTGAAAGTAATGCTTCCCTCTTATCCACGGTTATCACCGGCGCTGTTAACATTCTTGCCACCGGTGTTTCAATCTATGGCAGTGATAAGTCTGGAAGAAGATCTCTGTTTCTTTCCGGTGGAGCTGTAATGTTTGTATTTCAG GTTGCGCTCGCAGTTTTAATCGGATCCAAGTTTGGAACATCTGGAGATGTGATTCAATTGCCAAAGTGGTATGCCGGTATAGTTGTAGCATGCATCTGCTTATTTGTTTCTGCCTTTGCGTGGTCATGGGGGCCATTGGGATGGCTAGTTCCGAGTGAAATATTTCCGCTAGAAATTCGATCAGCCGGGCAAAGTATCACCGTGGCAGTCAACATGTTATTCACTTTCTTCATAGCTCAGCTTTTCCTCGCAATGCTTTGCCACTTCAAATTTGGTTTGTTCATCTTCTTTGCAATCTTTGTGGCAATCATGAGTaccttcatctttttctttttgcctgAGACGATGAACATCCCCATTGAAGAGATGTCTAAAGTGTGGAAGCAACATTGGTATTGGAGGAGATTCACGACTGAAGACGATGATCGCCGAGCTTTGGATGTCATAGTCTAG